DNA sequence from the Eptesicus fuscus isolate TK198812 chromosome 7, DD_ASM_mEF_20220401, whole genome shotgun sequence genome:
TGTGATACTAGAAAGAATGAGTATTCTGTTGATGTTGGAtggaatattctaaaaatttcaaTTAGATCAATTTGGTTCATAATGTTGTTCAAGTCTTCCATATCTttacctgttttctttttcaaattttttttgtaagttattgaaagtattaaaacATCTGACTCCAATTGTGCATTTGAGTGCAAAATTCAACTATATAGTGTTAAGTTAAACTACATTTGTCAAGCTGGTTGATTTGCAAAGGTTGGTTGGTTTtgataaaatcaatgaaataattcTGTAAAAATCTATTGAGTATACAGAATTTACAATgaagtttattatatattttattatttgtaacttatatttgtaaaatttttaatatgtctgTGTATTCTTTTCTGATAACTAGTTGTTAAAACTTACTAGCACCCTATTTCTCTCTGCCCATATACCTTGAAGGACCTGGACTTTATTGAGCACTGGATTGCTAGAGTAATGTCTCCATCAATGGATGCAAAGCAAGTATTTGTATTTATGTAGAATCTCCAAAGTAACAACTGCAAAAATGAAAAGCCTTGTCatgcaaagagagagaaaagaacgtAATTCTGGAATAGTAGGAGAATTCATGTCTGTGCTGCCTGATAAGAGAGTCCATTATACTCTTGGTTCTCACTGAAGTTACCATCAAATTGAGCAAAACACTTTTTACAAGCAAATGTAGCAAATGTTTTTGCTAAGacacaaaaatgtaaatatcatATGGATGGTTTAGACATTAATACTCTCCAACACTTCATTAATTTTCACCTGTGTTTGATTAAGGGTAACCCTGTTTCTTTAAGTGCTTGTTAGAAGAAGTCATAtatttgaaaaactatttttactgatttcacagaggaagggagagggagagagagatataaacatcaatgatgatagagaatcactgatgggctgcctcctgcataccccccactgggggttgagcctgcaaccctggcatttTTCCTGGATGgggatcaaaccgtgatctcctggttcctaggttgatgctcaatcactgagtgtCACCTGTTGGGCAGAAGTCACATTTTAGTGATGAGAATCCAAGCACTGAGaattaaaaaagggggaggggctggacatcttttacttttaacaataaagtaaattaaaaaaaaataaaatttttaataaaaacgaATATTAAGGAAGAGTGTTCTGATGGTAAATAAAAAGATGTTATATGTTCATGCATCAATTGTGAAATAAGATAGAAAAGAGGCAAATGGATGGATATTGAACGAAGTTTGTTCTTAAAAGTATAAAGCTATATTTAAGAACGTTTTATAGAAAAGATGTGCCTCAAGATTTGAATAGAGGAAACACTTAAATCTACACCATCAATGTCCACAAAAAATCTGAATgagagatatatattttaaaaataatgaaaccatTCAAACAATCAAAAACATTTTAGGGTATCATTGACATACAATGTAAGAACTGTCTGGGAGATGGAAAGCATATggttttaattacaaaaaaagtCAAAGAGAGGATATTGGATATTAAGAAACCAAAAGACAGTCCAGGTTATTCCCAAGGGAACCTCAGAGGTGCTCCAGGCTCagcataaacaaattaaaagaaagtaATGGGCTATGGAGCAATCATCAATGTAGTTTATCAGAGATGTTTTCTGGTAAGAGTAGTGGGGTCCAACAGAAATATCAATACCACACTTGTGGTAACTTTGAAATTTGCTCcaaaaaaatcattaaacaaGATATGTTATAATATTAAAGGATGGAATTGACATTGAAGAGATAACATCTATGTCCCAAGTAGCATAGATAAacattcataatataaaaatcataggagagatgagaaaaaatataaggaCATTAAATTTAGGAGATTTTATCTCcagaaaatcttattttaataCTCTGTGCATATCTACtggtagaaatatatttttagaattccTTGGTGACAACTTTATTTAACTATTGATTAGTGTCCAAAGGTAAAGATCTTTTAAACTAaattttggcatttaaaaaaaatgtcattctCATCTATATAACATCAAATTAATCATGCTCAGAAAAATTTCAGGgcatgtaaattttaaaacatagttgAGCCAAGTGAGGTCAAAATGGTATAAATAGAGAATAAAAGTTGAAGAAAGAGGAAGTACAGCAGTGGATGGAGAAATATAACAATATTCATATTATATTAGGCATACGGTTTCATTTAAGTAAAGTTCAGGACATAAATTTATGATGAAAATTTATTTGAGAAACATTTCTTGATGAAGTTCTTAAAGGACTGCTTTACCTGCTGGTTTCTTAAGGAGTAAATAAATGGATTTAGCATTGGGGCAACAGAGGTATTGAGCACTGCTATACCCTTGGTCAAAGCCACTCCTTCTTTTGCTGAAGTTTTGACATACATGAAAATGCAACTTCCATAAGAAATAGAGACAACAATCATGTGTGAGGAACAAGTGGAAAAGGCCTTTTTCCTTTGCTCAGCAGAGGGGATTCTCAGAATCATTTTAAGGATGAATACATAGGAAAGAATCACTAATGTTAAGGTTACCACAAGAGTTAATACCGCCACAAAAAAGGCCAGGAGCTCTAGCAGTGCTGTGTCTGTGCAGGAGATCAGTAGTATGGGAGAAGAGTCACAGGTAAAGTGGTCAATGATGTTGGAGTCACAGAAATCCAGTTGAAGTCCCATGATCACAGGTGGGAAGATAATGAGAAATCCAGCCATCCAAGAACTAATTACAAGCAGGTTGCAGATTCTGCTATTCATTATTACTGTGTAGTGCAGTGGCTTACAGATAGCCACATACCGATCATAGGACATAGCAGTCAAAAGGAAAAATTCTGATGAaccaaggagaagaaagaaaaattcctgGGCCATGCAAGAATTATAAGAAATGGTCATATCCCCTGTTGCAATGCTGACTAGGAATCTAGGAATAGAAACTGTTGTAAATAAGATTTCTAGGAAAGCGAAATTCCTAAGGAAAAAATACATGGGTGTTTTGAGGTGTGAATCTATCAAAGTAAGGGTGATAATTGTCATGTTTCCAGTTATACTCAGGATATatgtgaaaaatagaaatagaaaaattaaaacatttaactcTGGGTCATCTGTTAATCCCAGGAGAATGAACTCTTTTACAGATGTTtggtttttcatttcttattgttAACTTCTTCCACACCTGTAAATGCAAACAGAAAACAATGATTTAGTGagtacaggattttttttttaaaaaaaaaacacctctgctggcttaaaaaatactgtatttacactgataaaagagaaacatgcaaattgaccatacctctgctatgcccacaagccatgcccaccatccaatcaggagcgagtatgcaaattaacccaaccaagatggctgtgaccacagagcaagcaggaggcttgggtttccctggcaatgaaggaagccaagcttcccgcccacctggccggccttggcctccactcaaagctacaaagtttcaattgtagaagataaataaatcccaacaaaaatggcaaaaaccacagagctggagagagcaggaggcttgggttgctccctgtgatggaggaagccaaacttcccacccaccctggctggccctggactccgctcaaggctacaaagtttcaattatagaagataaacaaatacccaataccagggcctctacttgggtcgctgggggtgtggctggcctgcaaaccactacaggcccttctcccaggctgtcccatgccccaagggaacccctacctcaatctgggacacccttca
Encoded proteins:
- the LOC129149717 gene encoding olfactory receptor 6C65-like; its protein translation is MKNQTSVKEFILLGLTDDPELNVLIFLFLFFTYILSITGNMTIITLTLIDSHLKTPMYFFLRNFAFLEILFTTVSIPRFLVSIATGDMTISYNSCMAQEFFFLLLGSSEFFLLTAMSYDRYVAICKPLHYTVIMNSRICNLLVISSWMAGFLIIFPPVIMGLQLDFCDSNIIDHFTCDSSPILLISCTDTALLELLAFFVAVLTLVVTLTLVILSYVFILKMILRIPSAEQRKKAFSTCSSHMIVVSISYGSCIFMYVKTSAKEGVALTKGIAVLNTSVAPMLNPFIYSLRNQQVKQSFKNFIKKCFSNKFSS